A stretch of DNA from Rathayibacter sp. VKM Ac-2762:
GGCGAGCCCGAGTACGGCTACCGCGTCTGGGACGCGGCCTCCGACGGCATCCGCTCCTTCGACGCCATCGAGACCTTCCCGTTCGACGCCGCCTGGGTGCTCGAGGCGTGGTTCGAGCCGGTCGCCGAGGATCGCACGGTCCCGTTCGAGCACCTGCGCGACAACGGCGCCACCCGCGAGCTCGTCGTGCCCGGCGACATCACCTTCTCGCTCGTGGACGACGGGCGCGCCCGCGAGTACACGGTCGCGGCGTTCGACGACGGCGGCACGCTCCTCGTCCCGTTCGGCGACCCGACCAACCGCAGCGACGACCCGGAGCTCGCGAGCTACCCCGTCGGCCGCTTCCTCGTCGTGCAGCGGATCGGCGGCGCGGCCGACGCGGGCACCCGCGGTCCGGTGCTCCTGGACTTCAACCGGGCGTACATCCCGCCGTGCGGCTTCTCGCCCCACTACAACTGCCCGCTGCCGCCCGCGCAGAACCGGCTCGGCGTGCCCGTGACGGCCGGCGAGCGCCGCGTGCGCAGCGCCTCCGCCTAGCGCGCCGGGGCTGAGCGGGGGCGGCCCCGGCTCAGCGGGTGAGCACCGCCCGGCGGGCGACGAGCTCGTCGAGCAGGACCTGCTCGTCGACCGCTCCGGTGCGTCCGCCGCGGCCGAGCAGGAGGTGCTGCCGGTGGTGCGCGAGCCGCGTCGCCGAGCGGAGGAAGTCCCGCATCGCCCGCGGCCGGTCCCCTCCCGCGCTCCGGGCCCAGCGAGCGGCGGTGCGGCGCCCCTCCGCGGTGCCGATCATCCGCACCTCGGCCGGCGAGAGCCAGCCGGCGACGGCGTAGTCGTCGAGCCGCTGGAGCGTCACGCGCCGCTCCTGCCGGCGCAGCAGCACCACCACGACCACGGCGACCGCGAACAGCGGCACCTGGACCACGCCGTAGAAGCCGAACCAGTCGGACACCAGGAACGACGAGCCGTTCCAGAGCGCGTGCAGGAACGCGGCGAGCGCCAGCCCGAGCAGGGCGATGGGCAGCCGCGCGACGGCGGGCCGGTTCGAGGCGAAGCCGAGGGCCGCGCCCGTGCAGGCGGTGAAGAGCACGTGCGCGAAGGGCGAGAGCACCCCGCGGAGGAAGAAGGTCACGGCGAGCGAGCCGAGACCGCCCTCCACCAGCGCGCTGCCGAAGTAGAGGATGTTCTCGACGAAGGCGAACCCGGAGGCGACGACGGCCGCGTAGACGATGCCGTCGACGGGTCCGTCGAAGGTCCGGCGCCAGATCAGCAGGACGAGGAGGACGCCGATCCCCTTGGCCGTCTCCTCGACCAGCGGCGCCTGGATCACGGCGCCGACGAAGTCGGATCCGCTCGGCTGCTGCCCGGACGCGTAGACGGCGATCTGCACGCCGAGGTCGACCAGGAGCGCGATCGCGACGGACCCGGCCGCGCCCCAGAGGAACGCGAACCACAGGCCCAGCGCGGGCTCCGGCTCCCACCGGTCGACCCAGCGGACGCCCAGCAGGACCACGGTCAGCGGGACGAGGGCGATGACCGCGCAGATCCCCGCGGCGCTGACGCCGAGTCCGAGGACCACGTAGGCGAGCACGAGCAGCAGCAGGATCCCGAGGAGCGCCACGCCGATCGAGCCGAGCACGGTCGGCACGACGGAGGGGCGGGCGGTGGCGGGCGGTGCGGGCGGCGGATAGGCGCTCATGGGGCCGACAGTAGGGCACGGGCCGGGTGCGCTGTCGGCGGTTGACACGCGCCGGGCGCGTGGAGGAGGGCCGGGGTGCGGACGCCCGTGTCCGATTCCCGCTCCTCCTCGACGCCGCCGCGTGCGAGGCTCGAGGCGTGCCCGACTCCGATCCGCTCTTCGAGGAGCGCTACCGCGCCGTCGCCTCCCGCGACTCCCGGTTCGACGGTCGGTTCCTGACCGGCGTGCACTCCACCGGCATCTACTGCCGTCCGAGCTGCCCCGCCATCACTCCGCGGCGCGCGAACGTGCGCTTCTACCCGACGGCCGCCGCCGCGCACGAGGCAGGGCTCCGCGCCTGCAAGCGCTGCCTGCCGGACGCCGTCCCCGGCTCCCCCGAGTGGAACCTGCGCGACGACACGGCGGCGCGCGCCATGCGGCTGATCGCGGACGGAGTGGTCGACCGCGAGGGGGTCGAGGGGCTGGCCGCACGGCTCGGCTACGGCGCGCGCCACCTCGGCCGCATCCTGCGCGAGGAGCTGGGCGCGCCTCCGCTGGCCCTCGCGCGCGCCCAGCGCGCCCAGACCGCCCGGCTCCTGCTCACGAGCACCGACCTGCCCGTGTCCGACGTCGCCTTCGCCGCCGGCTTCACGAGCATCCGGCAGTTCAACGCGACCCTGGCGGAGGTGTACGAGCGGACCCCGACGGCCCTGCGCGCCTCGGCCCGCGGCACGCGCTCCGAGGCGAGCGTCCACGACGGCGCGACCACGCTGGAGCTCCGGCTGGCAGTGCGGGCTCCGTTCGATCCCGGGGTGCTCGACGTGCTCGGCGGCGCCGCGCTCCCGGGCATCGAGGAGGCGTCCCCCGGCGGCTACGCGCGCTCGCTCGTCCTGCCCGGGGGCGCGGCACTGGTGCGGCTGGCGGCGGACGGGGAGAGCGTCCGCTGCAGCGCGACGCTCGTCTCCGTCGCCGACGTCGGGCCGCTGGTCGCCCGGGTGAGGCGGGTTCTCGACCTGGACGCGGACGCCCGGGCCGTGGACGAGGCCCTCGCGGCCGATCCCGCACTCGCTCCGAGCGTCGCCGCCCGCCCCGGTGTCCGCGTGCCCGGCTCCGTCGATCCGGCCGAGACGCTGGTGCGCGCGCTGCTCGGCCGGCGGGAGGCCGCACGGCTGGTCGCGGCGCTCGGCGCGACGCTCCCGGAGTCCGTGGCGAGCGGATCGATCGCACGCGCCTTCCCCTCCCCCGCGGTGATCGCCGAGCACGCCGCCGACGTGCTCCGCGGATCCGCCGACGTGCTGGTGCGGACCTGCACGCTGCTCGCCGAGGGAGCCCTGCGGCTCGACGCCGACCGAGAGGAGCTCGCCGAGCAGCTGCTGGCGGTCCCCGGGATCGACGCGGCCACGGCGGCCGAGGTGGCACAGCGGGCGACCGGAGATCCCGACGTCCTGCTCACAGGGGATCCCGTGCTCCGGCGAGGCGCGGCGGCGCGCGGCCTGCCCGCCGGCGAGCGCGGGCTGGCCGAGGCCGGGCGCCGCTGGGCGCCCTGGCGCAGCTACGCCGGGGCGCGCCTCGCGGCCGCGGTCACGCCTCCGGCGCGGGGTCGATGATCGGGAGCGCCGCGGTCATCGCCTCGATGCCCGAGAGTCGGGCCGGCGAGATGAGCCTCATGACCTCTTCGCGCGACATCAACCCCGCCTCGACCACCAGGTCGGCGATGTTGCGGCCGGTCGCGAGGGCGGCCTTCGCGAGGGCGGCGGACGCGGTGTAGCCGATGCTCGGCGTGAGCGCCGTCACGACCCCGACCGAGGAGGCGACCATGGCCTCGAGCCGGTCGACGTTCGCGGTGATGCCGTCGATGCAGTTCTCGCGGAGCGTCCTGCAGGCCTGCGTCATCCAGGTGATGCTCTGCAGCAGCGAGTGCGCGATCACCGGCTCGAAGGCGTTGAGCTGGAGCTGACCCGCCTCGGCCGCCATCGTGACCGTGACGTCGGCCCCGGCCACCGAGTAGGCGACCTGGTTGACCACCTCGGGGATGACCGGGTTCACCTTGCCGGGCATGATGCTGGATCCCGCCTGGCGCGGAGGCAGGTTGATCTCACCGAAGCCGGCCTGCGGGCCCGAGGAGAGGAGCCTCAGGTCGTTGCAGATCTTGGACAGCTTGATCGCGGAGCGCTTGAGCGCGCTCGAGAACGACATGAAGACGCCGGTGTCGCTCGTCGCCTCGACGAGGTCCTGCGCCATCTCGAGGTCGAGGTCGGTGATCTCGTTGAGGTGGCGGACCGCGGCCGCGCCGTAGCGCGGATCGGCGGTGATGCCGGTGCCGATCGCGGTGGCTCCGATGTTGACCTCGGCGAGCAGCCAGATGGTCTCGGAGAGACGGGCGTGGTCCTCGCCGAGGGTCGTCGCGAAGCCGTGGAACTCCTGGCCGAGCGTCATCGGCACCGCGTCCTGCAGCTGCGTGCGGCCGACCTTCAGGACGCTGCCGAACTCGACCGCCTTGCGGGAGAACGACTCGCGCAGCAGCGCCAGCTCGTCGAGCAGGCGGCGCAGCGACCAGGTCATCGCGATCTTGATCGCGGTCGGGTAGACGTCGTTGGTGGACTGGCTGCGGTTGACGTCGTCGAGCGGGTGCAGGTGGGCGTAGTCGCCCCGCTCGAAGCCGCCGATCTCGAGTGCGACGTTGGCGACGACCTCGTTCGCGTTCATGTTCGTCGAGGTGCCGGCGCCGCCCTGGATCACCCCGACCACGAACTGGTCGTGGAACTCGCCGTCGATGATGCGGCGGCACGCGGTCTCGATCAGCTCGGCCTTGGCGGGGGCGAGGCTGCCGAGCTCGGTGTTCGCCCGGGCGGCCGCGAGCTTGACCGTGGCGAGGGACCGGACGAGATCGGGGTAGATCGAGATGGGGCGCTTCGAGATCGGGAAGTTGTCGAGGGCCCGCGCCGTGTGGATGCCCCAGTAGGCCTCGGCGGGTATCTCCATCGAGCCGAGGGAGTCGCTCTCGGTGCGCGTGGCGGGGGTCTCGGTGTCGTCCAGGGCTCTGCCTTCCGGGTCGCGGTCGGGGAGGGTGCTCGGTGCGAGGGTCACGTCCAGCTCCGTTGCTGTCGTCGTGCGGCCCCGGAGGGTGCAGGGGGCTCGCGAACTGCGCGGCCAGCCTATCGCCGGGGCGCGGGGCGGCGGCGGACGCGGGCGCGGAGCGTCCGGTAGACGGGCGCGGAACGACCGCGCCTCCCGCCGCCGGAGCGGACAGGAGGCGCGGGACGCGGGAAGCGGCGGATCAGCGGTAGTCGCTGCCCGACGCGAGGGCCGCGAGCGGCACGAGCACGACCACGACGAGCACGGCGATCGCGAACAGCAGGACGAGGCCGAGCATGACGGAGTTGAGCACGATGCCCCAGATCGAGAGCGTGCGGCCGGTCGGCTCCCTCCGCAGGCCCAGGATGCCGAAGACGAGGCCCGCGGCCGGAGCGATCACGGTCAGTCCGAAGAAGACGGAGGTGACGCCGAGGATCAGGCTGGTGAGCGAGAACGGGGTCGAGGGCGCCGGGGCGAGCGCCGCGGGCGGGACGGCGGGGGTGCCGTAGGGGGCGCGGGCCTGCTGCGAGGAGGCGGGCTCCTCGGCGGCGGGGCGCTCCCCGGCGGACGGCCGCTCCTCGGTGAGGACGGCGGTCGCGCCCAGGTCCACGGTCGGCTGCTCGTCGGCGGGGGTGGAGAGGCGGGCGGTGCGGTCGTCGGTGGTCACGGTGTGCTCCTTCTCGGGTGCCGGTCGCCCGGCGGGATGCGGTGCCGCCGGGCGGGCCGACGGTGCTGCCGGTGTGCTCCGGCGATGCCTTCACGCTACGGACGCGCCCGGACCCGCCCCATCCGGGGAACCCCCGGAACTCGGGGGCGATCCCCCGCCTCGACGCGGGGGCGGGTGCGAGACTGGTCCCGGCGCGAGGAGGCGGCGATGGACGACGACGAGCTGCGGCACCGCACCCGGGACCGCAAGGGCGCCCGTGCCGTCTGGTTCGCCGGGCTCTCGGCGCTCGCCGGCTTCGTGGTGATCTCCCCCGTGATCTCCCTCACGGCGACCGTGATGGTGTGGGGGTCGCGGCGACGGATCGGCACCCTCAGCGACCGGAACGGGCTGGTCGCCGTCAACTGGCAGCTCACCTACCTCGCGCTCCAGCTGATGCTGGTCCCGCTGCACCTCGCGCTGGTGTCGGTGCGCGACTCGCTCGGCGCCGACTGGCCGCTCGCGACGATCTCGGCGATCCTCGCGCTGGCCGTGCTCAACCTCGTGCTGTGCGTCGTCCTCGGGATCCGGTCCGGCCAGGGACGCACCGTGCGCCTCTGGATCGCCGTGCCCTTCGCCCGCTCCACCCGTCCGCCGCGCTGACCGTCCGGGGACACCAGGCCCGGCCTCTCTCCGCTACGGGGACTCCGCCCGGCGTGTCCGCGGCGCGGTGCCCCCTCGACCCCGCGGCGGCGGGCAGGGTGGTGGAGTGATCGCCTTCCCTCCGCCCGTGTACGTCGTGGCCGACGACGGAGTGAGACTGGCCACCTACTCCGTCGGCGAGGAGAGCGCCCCGACCGTCCTCGCCGTGCACGGCTTCGCCTCCCACGCCGTGCTCAACTGGGAGACGTCGGGCTGGCTGCGGACGCTGCACCGGGCCGGGTACCGCGTCGTCGCGCTCGACCAGCGCGGGCACGGCGCGAGCGAGAAGCCGCACCACTCCGACGCCTACAGCGTGGACGCCATGGTGGCCGACCTGGTGCGGGTGCTCGACTCCTACGACCTCGACGCGCCCCACGTGCTCGGGTACTCCCTCGGCGCCCGGATGAGCTGGGTGCTGGGGCTCGAGCACCCGGAGCGGCTCGCATCGCTGAGCCTCGGCGGGCTGACCGTGGGCGAGTCCCTCCGCTCCTTCGACGCGGAGGCGGCCCGGGCCCGCGTCGCCTCCGGCGGCGAGATCGACGACGGCTTCACCCGCGCCTTCATCGGCATGGCGGAGGGCGTGCAGGGCAACGACCTCGCAGCGCTGGTGGCGGTGGCCGACGGCGTCCGCGGCGGGGTGCACCCGGAGCACGGGCGGCACCCCGGCCTGCCGACGCTGCTCGTGACCGGCGGCGCGGATCCGATCGCTCCCGGCGGAGAGCTGCTGGCGGCGGAGGCGGGGGCGCGGTTCGTGAGCGTCCCCGGCCGCGACCACACCAGCACCGTGCCCGCGCGGGGCTTCAAGGACGCGGTGCTGGCGTTCCTGGCGGAGCAGCGCTGAGCCGGGCGGGAGCACCGCGAGCGCCGAGGCCCGCGGCGTAGCATCCCCCTCATGCAGGCGATCCGCATCGAGAACCCCGGCCCCGACTCCCGACTCGTGCTGGAGGAGGTGCCGACGCCCTCCCCCGGACCCGGCGAGGTCCTCGTCCGCGTCGCGGCCGCCGGCGTCAACCGCGCCGACCTCGGCCAGCGCGGCGGGGTCTACCCGCCGCCGCCCGGCGCCTCCGAGATCCTCGGCATGGAGGTGTCCGGCACGGTCGTCGCGCTCGGCGAGGACGCGACCGGGTTCGCGGAGGGCGACGAGGTCTGCGCGCTGCTCTCCGGCGGCGGCTACGCGGAGTACGTCGCGGTCGACGCGGGCCTGGTGCTGCCGGTGCCGGACGGCGTCGGCCTCGTCTCGGCCGCCGCCCTCCCGGAGACGACGTCCACCGTCTGGTCGAACCTCGTGATGGTGGCCGGGCTCGGATCCGGCGACACCGTCCTCCTCCACGGCGGCGGGAGCGGGATCGGGACCACGGGCATCCAGATCGCCGCCGCCCTCGGCGCCCGCGTCGCCGTCACGGCCGGCAGCGCCCGCAAGCTCGAGGCGTGCCGCGCGCTCGGCGCCGACGTCCTGATCGACTACCGCGAGGAGGACTTCGTCGAGCGGATCCGCGAGGCGACAGGCGGGCGCGGCGTCGACGTGATCCTCGACCCCGTCGGCGGCGACTACCTGGCCCGCGACCTGGAGGCGCTGGCTGTGGGCGGGCGCGTGGTGTTCATCGGCAACCAGTCCGGCGCGCTGGGCTCGCTCGACCTCGGGGTGCTGATGCGCAAGCGCGGGGCGGTGCACGCCACGACCCTCCGCGCCCGGCCCCTGGAGGAGCGGCGCGCGATCGTCGCGCGGGTGCGCGCGGAGGTCTGGCCGCTGGTCGCCGCCGGGACGGTGCGCCCGGTGGTGGACGAGGTGGTCCCGCTCGCCGAGGCCGAGCGGGCGCACGACGTGATGCGCTCCTCCGGCCACATCGGCAAGCTGCTGCTCACCCCGTGACGCCCCACACCGGAGGAGGCCCCCGCCGCCCGCGGTGAGCGGGAGCGGGGGCCTCCTCCGGTGATGCCCTCCGGCGGGCGTCAGACCGCGGAGCGCAGGAGTCCGAGCGAGCGGTTGATGCCGTCGACGTCGACCGCGGCCGGATCGAACGAGGCTCCGGCGGCGAGGCCGAGAGCCTCGAGCGCCTCCGCGTGGTCGGCCGAGGACGGGTCGGTCGCCGCCCGCACCGTGTCGGCCCAGGCCGCGGGGCCTCCCGGCACGTCGAGCGGAGCCGCGCCGCGCGCGCCCGTGCAGCGCGGCAGAGCCGACGACAGCGGCGCGATCGACTCCAGACGGATGACGTGGCGCCACTCGTCCTCGAGGTCGTAGACGTAGAAGAGCTCGTCCTGCTCCTGCTCGAGCACCTCGGCGAGCGCGACGCCCGCCTCGTCCACGAGGTCGGCGCCGAACTCCTCCGCGTCGGACGGCGAGCCGATCGGAGCCTGCTCCTCGTCGGGCACGCCCACGCTGAAGTAGTGCGGCTGCGCGTCGGTCCAGCCCAGCGAGAGCTGGAGCGCGAGGTGCAGATCGCGCAGCGACGACTCGGAGGAGAGCTCGAGGCGCCGCCAGACGACGGGCTTTGTCCCGAGCAGGGCGACGTGGAGCGCGTAGGCCGTCGCCGTGTCCTGGGTCGCCTCGTCGAGGATCTCGAGGCGGGTGGCCTCGCGCTCTCCGAGGAGGACGACCGTCGCGCGGACGACGGAGGCGAGGACGGGCGCCAGGCCCTCCGGCACCGCGTAGCCGAACTCGGGCGAGTGCAGCAGCAGCCCGAGCTCGGCGGTGTCGTCGAGCATCCGCTCGGCCGTGCCGACCATGCGCTCGCGCTCGTCGAGGGCCTCGTCGAGCGAGACTCCGGAGTCGGCTGCCAGCTCGTCGACCAGCTCGCCGACGACAAGGCCCGGGTGGATCTCGGCCTGGCAGGCTACCGCGATGCGGACCAGCACGGCGTCGGTGGTGGTGACCGCGCGCTCCTCCGGGGAGAAGGCACCGTCCTCGGTGTCGGCGGCCGCCAGCGCGGTCTGGGCGCTGAGGATCCACTGCTCGAGGAAGCGGGCGACGTAGGCGATGCGCTCGGCGGCGGCCTCGTGCGCGTCGGAGCTGCGCCAGAGCACGGCGGCCTCGCCGAGACCTGCGGCGGATCCCTCCTGCTCGAGCACGGCCGAGCCGACCAGCGCGTCCCACCAGGCCGAGACCGGGATGCGGACGGAGTCGTCGCTCGGGGTGGATCCCGCGGAGGAGATGCCCGCCTCGACCGCGATCTCGCGGGCGGCGCGCTCGGTGAGGGTCGCGCCGTCGTCGGCGGCGAGGTGCTCGACCACGACGTCGGCGGCGTGCACGAGAGCGGTGGCGCGCACGGCGGAGAGCTGCTCCTCGGCCGGGACCTCGTCGAGCTCGGCGAGGTCGTCGAGCACGGCCTCCACGAAGGAGCCGGCGAGGTCGAGGACCTCGTCGAGGACGGCCTGGCACTCGTCCAGCTCCTCGTCGGTGCCGGTCCAGAGGTCCTCGTCGGTGAGGAAGTCGAGGAAGTGCTCGACGACCTCGGCGACGGTGAAGAGGGTGTCGTCGAGGTCGGCCTCGCTCTCCTCCCCCGACAGGTCGGCCTCGATCTGGTCGAAGACGGCCTCGAGCAGCTCGGCGTCGGGCTGGGCGAAGGAGCCGCGCGGGCGCAGGTCGCGGGTCATCGCGAAGAGGTCGGTCAGCACCTCGACGGCCTCGTCGGCCTCGAGGTGCTCGTGCTGCATGCCCACCTCGGCGAGGTGCGAGCGGTACCAGCTGCGGAACCGCACCATCAGCGCGGTCTCGGCCGTGCGGCCGCCGCCCTGACCGCCGGACCCGCCCTGACCGCCTCCGGATCGTCCCTGGTTGCGCTTCTTGCCCATGATTCCTCCGCGACCGCTCCACTCACGACGAAGCGCTCCAGCCTACCCAGTGCGGGCGCGCGGCGGCACGCGCGGTCGCCCCCTGTTCACCCTGTGCGCACCGGGTCCGTTCCCTCTGATGCGGCCGATCGCCCGAGTCCCGGGATCAGCGCGCTGTGGGAGGCCTCGCCGCCCGGGCCCCTGCCACACGGGCCGCGATGATGAGAAATCTCGCAGCGATCGGGCGGCGAGGCTTGCGCTCGGACCCTCCGCTTCGGTGGAGTGTCCGGATGACCGACACGACGGACACCGCCGAGACCGCTCCCGGGAAGGCGTCGCTCAAGCGGGTGATCACCGGACCGCTGCTGTTCGCCTTCATCGTGGGCGACACGCTCGGAGCCGGCATCTACACCCTGGTCGGCACGATGGCGGAGGACGTGGGCGGCGTGATCTGGCTGCCGCTGCTGATCGCGCTGGTCGTCGCCCTGCTCACCGCGGGCACGTACGCCGAGCTGATCACCAAGTACCCGCACGCCGGAGGGGCGGCGCGCTACGTGGACCGCGCATTCGGGAAGCCGTACCTCTCGTTCCTGATCGGCTTCCTGATGATGGCCTCCGGCATCACGACGGCCGCCTCCCTGGCGAACGCGTTCGCGGGCGACTACCTCGGGGCTCTGCTGGACGTGCCGCCGATCCCCACCGCGATCGTCTTCATCGCGATCCTCACCCTGGTGAACCTGCGCGGGGTGAAGGAGTCGCTGACCGCGAACCTGGTCGCCTCGGTGATCGAGGTGAGCGGACTGGTCATCGTCATCGTCTGCGCCGCGGTCTTCTTCGGCTCCGGCGACGGCGACGCCTCCCGCGTGCTCGAGTTCAACCCCGACGTCGCTCCGCTGCAGGGGGCGTTCGCCGCCTCGATCGTCGCCTTCTTCTCGTTCCTCGGATTCGAGGCCGCGGCGAACATGGCCGAGGAGGTGCGGAACCCCTCGAAGGTCTACCCGCGGGCCCTCTTCGGTGCGCTGATCACCGCCGCCGTGGTCTATCTCCTGATCGCGCTCGGCGCCGTGATCGTGCTGCCGAACGACGAGCTCGCGGCCTCCAGCGGCCCCCTGCTGGACGTGGTCGCGGCGAGCGGAGTGGCGG
This window harbors:
- a CDS encoding PrsW family intramembrane metalloprotease, with amino-acid sequence MSAYPPPAPPATARPSVVPTVLGSIGVALLGILLLLVLAYVVLGLGVSAAGICAVIALVPLTVVLLGVRWVDRWEPEPALGLWFAFLWGAAGSVAIALLVDLGVQIAVYASGQQPSGSDFVGAVIQAPLVEETAKGIGVLLVLLIWRRTFDGPVDGIVYAAVVASGFAFVENILYFGSALVEGGLGSLAVTFFLRGVLSPFAHVLFTACTGAALGFASNRPAVARLPIALLGLALAAFLHALWNGSSFLVSDWFGFYGVVQVPLFAVAVVVVVLLRRQERRVTLQRLDDYAVAGWLSPAEVRMIGTAEGRRTAARWARSAGGDRPRAMRDFLRSATRLAHHRQHLLLGRGGRTGAVDEQVLLDELVARRAVLTR
- a CDS encoding DUF4870 domain-containing protein, coding for MDDDELRHRTRDRKGARAVWFAGLSALAGFVVISPVISLTATVMVWGSRRRIGTLSDRNGLVAVNWQLTYLALQLMLVPLHLALVSVRDSLGADWPLATISAILALAVLNLVLCVVLGIRSGQGRTVRLWIAVPFARSTRPPR
- a CDS encoding NAD(P)H-quinone oxidoreductase; amino-acid sequence: MQAIRIENPGPDSRLVLEEVPTPSPGPGEVLVRVAAAGVNRADLGQRGGVYPPPPGASEILGMEVSGTVVALGEDATGFAEGDEVCALLSGGGYAEYVAVDAGLVLPVPDGVGLVSAAALPETTSTVWSNLVMVAGLGSGDTVLLHGGGSGIGTTGIQIAAALGARVAVTAGSARKLEACRALGADVLIDYREEDFVERIREATGGRGVDVILDPVGGDYLARDLEALAVGGRVVFIGNQSGALGSLDLGVLMRKRGAVHATTLRARPLEERRAIVARVRAEVWPLVAAGTVRPVVDEVVPLAEAERAHDVMRSSGHIGKLLLTP
- a CDS encoding alpha/beta hydrolase — translated: MIAFPPPVYVVADDGVRLATYSVGEESAPTVLAVHGFASHAVLNWETSGWLRTLHRAGYRVVALDQRGHGASEKPHHSDAYSVDAMVADLVRVLDSYDLDAPHVLGYSLGARMSWVLGLEHPERLASLSLGGLTVGESLRSFDAEAARARVASGGEIDDGFTRAFIGMAEGVQGNDLAALVAVADGVRGGVHPEHGRHPGLPTLLVTGGADPIAPGGELLAAEAGARFVSVPGRDHTSTVPARGFKDAVLAFLAEQR
- a CDS encoding DUF4190 domain-containing protein, whose amino-acid sequence is MTTDDRTARLSTPADEQPTVDLGATAVLTEERPSAGERPAAEEPASSQQARAPYGTPAVPPAALAPAPSTPFSLTSLILGVTSVFFGLTVIAPAAGLVFGILGLRREPTGRTLSIWGIVLNSVMLGLVLLFAIAVLVVVVLVPLAALASGSDYR
- a CDS encoding aspartate ammonia-lyase, whose translation is MDDTETPATRTESDSLGSMEIPAEAYWGIHTARALDNFPISKRPISIYPDLVRSLATVKLAAARANTELGSLAPAKAELIETACRRIIDGEFHDQFVVGVIQGGAGTSTNMNANEVVANVALEIGGFERGDYAHLHPLDDVNRSQSTNDVYPTAIKIAMTWSLRRLLDELALLRESFSRKAVEFGSVLKVGRTQLQDAVPMTLGQEFHGFATTLGEDHARLSETIWLLAEVNIGATAIGTGITADPRYGAAAVRHLNEITDLDLEMAQDLVEATSDTGVFMSFSSALKRSAIKLSKICNDLRLLSSGPQAGFGEINLPPRQAGSSIMPGKVNPVIPEVVNQVAYSVAGADVTVTMAAEAGQLQLNAFEPVIAHSLLQSITWMTQACRTLRENCIDGITANVDRLEAMVASSVGVVTALTPSIGYTASAALAKAALATGRNIADLVVEAGLMSREEVMRLISPARLSGIEAMTAALPIIDPAPEA
- a CDS encoding plasmid pRiA4b ORF-3 family protein encodes the protein MGKKRNQGRSGGGQGGSGGQGGGRTAETALMVRFRSWYRSHLAEVGMQHEHLEADEAVEVLTDLFAMTRDLRPRGSFAQPDAELLEAVFDQIEADLSGEESEADLDDTLFTVAEVVEHFLDFLTDEDLWTGTDEELDECQAVLDEVLDLAGSFVEAVLDDLAELDEVPAEEQLSAVRATALVHAADVVVEHLAADDGATLTERAAREIAVEAGISSAGSTPSDDSVRIPVSAWWDALVGSAVLEQEGSAAGLGEAAVLWRSSDAHEAAAERIAYVARFLEQWILSAQTALAAADTEDGAFSPEERAVTTTDAVLVRIAVACQAEIHPGLVVGELVDELAADSGVSLDEALDERERMVGTAERMLDDTAELGLLLHSPEFGYAVPEGLAPVLASVVRATVVLLGEREATRLEILDEATQDTATAYALHVALLGTKPVVWRRLELSSESSLRDLHLALQLSLGWTDAQPHYFSVGVPDEEQAPIGSPSDAEEFGADLVDEAGVALAEVLEQEQDELFYVYDLEDEWRHVIRLESIAPLSSALPRCTGARGAAPLDVPGGPAAWADTVRAATDPSSADHAEALEALGLAAGASFDPAAVDVDGINRSLGLLRSAV
- a CDS encoding Ada metal-binding domain-containing protein, which gives rise to MPDSDPLFEERYRAVASRDSRFDGRFLTGVHSTGIYCRPSCPAITPRRANVRFYPTAAAAHEAGLRACKRCLPDAVPGSPEWNLRDDTAARAMRLIADGVVDREGVEGLAARLGYGARHLGRILREELGAPPLALARAQRAQTARLLLTSTDLPVSDVAFAAGFTSIRQFNATLAEVYERTPTALRASARGTRSEASVHDGATTLELRLAVRAPFDPGVLDVLGGAALPGIEEASPGGYARSLVLPGGAALVRLAADGESVRCSATLVSVADVGPLVARVRRVLDLDADARAVDEALAADPALAPSVAARPGVRVPGSVDPAETLVRALLGRREAARLVAALGATLPESVASGSIARAFPSPAVIAEHAADVLRGSADVLVRTCTLLAEGALRLDADREELAEQLLAVPGIDAATAAEVAQRATGDPDVLLTGDPVLRRGAAARGLPAGERGLAEAGRRWAPWRSYAGARLAAAVTPPARGR
- a CDS encoding DUF1684 domain-containing protein, whose protein sequence is MATPSSSVTAPSRASIDLTESARADWESWLARRVERVTGPRGDLALVETRWLEPGESVDDEQALAGYGPSATLTRMRRENLDTGEPEYGYRVWDAASDGIRSFDAIETFPFDAAWVLEAWFEPVAEDRTVPFEHLRDNGATRELVVPGDITFSLVDDGRAREYTVAAFDDGGTLLVPFGDPTNRSDDPELASYPVGRFLVVQRIGGAADAGTRGPVLLDFNRAYIPPCGFSPHYNCPLPPAQNRLGVPVTAGERRVRSASA
- a CDS encoding APC family permease, whose protein sequence is MTDTTDTAETAPGKASLKRVITGPLLFAFIVGDTLGAGIYTLVGTMAEDVGGVIWLPLLIALVVALLTAGTYAELITKYPHAGGAARYVDRAFGKPYLSFLIGFLMMASGITTAASLANAFAGDYLGALLDVPPIPTAIVFIAILTLVNLRGVKESLTANLVASVIEVSGLVIVIVCAAVFFGSGDGDASRVLEFNPDVAPLQGAFAASIVAFFSFLGFEAAANMAEEVRNPSKVYPRALFGALITAAVVYLLIALGAVIVLPNDELAASSGPLLDVVAASGVAVPPWLFGLIALVAIANGALLFMVMASRVGFGLATSGLLPSAFGKVLPGRRTPWVSIVVVGGVTMLLSLIGDVGTLAETTVLLLLLVFIAANVSVLVLKKDRVDHAHYSVPRVVPVLATIASVVLLTQQTGVVWLATAGYVVVGTLLFLATRLGKRKHAERTPD